A genomic window from Panthera tigris isolate Pti1 chromosome B4, P.tigris_Pti1_mat1.1, whole genome shotgun sequence includes:
- the LOC102972188 gene encoding cationic amino acid transporter 3-like isoform X1 — translation MLCQAFHRFGQKLIRRRILQQDMAEAAPTRSLKILDLVALGLGHTVGVGVYVLACEVASNQAGPSTMICFLMAGLSSVLAGLCFAEFGARVPYSGSAYLYSYVTVGELWAFITGWNLILFFVAGTAIVSCAWTLVFDNLPGNEISQTLRESISPHVPHVFVEYLDFFVVGLVLLFIGLLTLRNSEIFLVTKVFTLLKILVLVFFITSGFIKGDLHNWKLTEADYVKAGFNDTSSLGTLGSGRFVPFGFEGILRGAATCFYAFIGFDNIVTRVEEVQNHQRSIPMGIVISLLISSLMYFGVSAALTLMVPYYKIQPGSTLPEAFLLIGWAPAYYVIAFGFLCSLSASLLGFMFPIRQNL, via the exons ATGCTATGTCAGGCATTTCACAGATTTGGTCAAAAGCTGATACGCAGACGTATCCTGCAGCAAGACATGGCTGAAGCTGCCCCTACCAGAAGCCTGAAAATTCTGGATTTAGTGGCCCTGGGTTTGGGTCACACAGTGGGTGTAGGTGTGTATGTCCTGGCTTGTGAGGTGGCCAGCAATCAAGCAGGACCATCCACTATGATCTGCTTTTTGATGGCCGGTCTATCTTCTGTGTTGGCCGGGCTGTGTTTTGCAGAGTTTGGTGCCCGGGTTCCCTATTCTGGCTCTGCATATCTCTACAGTTATGTCACTGTAGGTGAACTCTGGGCTTTCATCACTGGCTGGAACctcattctgttttttgttgctgGTACAGCCATCGTGTCCTGTGCCTGGACCTTAGTTTTTGACAACCTCCCTGGGAATGAGATCTCTCAGACCCTGCGTGAGAGCATCTCACCCCATGTTCCCCATGTTTTTGTAGAATATCTGGACTTTTTTGTTGTGGGCCTTGTGTTGTTATTCATTGGATTGCTGACTTTGAGGAATAGTGAGATTTTCCTTGTTACCAAAGTGTTCACACTGCTAAAAATTttggttcttgtttttttcatcACCTCTGGCTTCATTAAGGGGGACCTGCACAACTGGAAGCTCACAGAAGCAGACTATGTAAAGGCTGGATTCAATGACACCTCAAGCTTGGGGACTCTGGGGTCTGGAAGATTTGTGCCTTTTGGCTTTGAGGGGATTCTCCGTGGAGCAGCTACCTGTTTCTATGCATTTATTGGTTTTGACAATATTGTTACCAGAGTTGAAGAAGTCCAGAATCACCAGCGTTCCATTCCCATGGGGATTGTGATTTCACTACTCATCAGCTCTTTGATGTATTTTGGAGTCTCTGCGGCACTTACGCTTATGGTGCCTTACTACAAGATTCAACCTGGGAGCACCTTGCCTGAGGCATTTCTTCTTATTGGCTGGGCCCCTGCCTACTATGTTATAGCTTTTGGATTCCTCTGTAGTCTTTCTGCCAGCCTCTTGGGCTTTATGTTCCCCATACGTCAG AACCTGTAA
- the LOC102972188 gene encoding cationic amino acid transporter 3-like isoform X2, protein MLCQAFHRFGQKLIRRRILQQDMAEAAPTRSLKILDLVALGLGHTVGVGVYVLACEVASNQAGPSTMICFLMAGLSSVLAGLCFAEFGARVPYSGSAYLYSYVTVGELWAFITGWNLILFFVAGTAIVSCAWTLVFDNLPGNEISQTLRESISPHVPHVFVEYLDFFVVGLVLLFIGLLTLRNSEIFLVTKVFTLLKILVLVFFITSGFIKGDLHNWKLTEADYVKAGFNDTSSLGTLGSGRFVPFGFEGILRGAATCFYAFIGFDNIVTRVEEVQNHQRSIPMGIVISLLISSLMYFGVSAALTLMVPYYKIQPGSTLPEAFLLIGWAPAYYVIAFGFLCSLSASLLGFMFPIRQV, encoded by the exons ATGCTATGTCAGGCATTTCACAGATTTGGTCAAAAGCTGATACGCAGACGTATCCTGCAGCAAGACATGGCTGAAGCTGCCCCTACCAGAAGCCTGAAAATTCTGGATTTAGTGGCCCTGGGTTTGGGTCACACAGTGGGTGTAGGTGTGTATGTCCTGGCTTGTGAGGTGGCCAGCAATCAAGCAGGACCATCCACTATGATCTGCTTTTTGATGGCCGGTCTATCTTCTGTGTTGGCCGGGCTGTGTTTTGCAGAGTTTGGTGCCCGGGTTCCCTATTCTGGCTCTGCATATCTCTACAGTTATGTCACTGTAGGTGAACTCTGGGCTTTCATCACTGGCTGGAACctcattctgttttttgttgctgGTACAGCCATCGTGTCCTGTGCCTGGACCTTAGTTTTTGACAACCTCCCTGGGAATGAGATCTCTCAGACCCTGCGTGAGAGCATCTCACCCCATGTTCCCCATGTTTTTGTAGAATATCTGGACTTTTTTGTTGTGGGCCTTGTGTTGTTATTCATTGGATTGCTGACTTTGAGGAATAGTGAGATTTTCCTTGTTACCAAAGTGTTCACACTGCTAAAAATTttggttcttgtttttttcatcACCTCTGGCTTCATTAAGGGGGACCTGCACAACTGGAAGCTCACAGAAGCAGACTATGTAAAGGCTGGATTCAATGACACCTCAAGCTTGGGGACTCTGGGGTCTGGAAGATTTGTGCCTTTTGGCTTTGAGGGGATTCTCCGTGGAGCAGCTACCTGTTTCTATGCATTTATTGGTTTTGACAATATTGTTACCAGAGTTGAAGAAGTCCAGAATCACCAGCGTTCCATTCCCATGGGGATTGTGATTTCACTACTCATCAGCTCTTTGATGTATTTTGGAGTCTCTGCGGCACTTACGCTTATGGTGCCTTACTACAAGATTCAACCTGGGAGCACCTTGCCTGAGGCATTTCTTCTTATTGGCTGGGCCCCTGCCTACTATGTTATAGCTTTTGGATTCCTCTGTAGTCTTTCTGCCAGCCTCTTGGGCTTTATGTTCCCCATACGTCAG gtataa